DNA sequence from the bacterium genome:
CGCGCGCTTGGGCCGGGAACTCGCGCCCGGAGGTGCCGTAGAGGGCGCGGCAATTCCCCCCTGCACGGAGGTCTGACGATGAAGCGATGGGCAACGCTCGCCCTGTGTGCCGTGCTGCTGATCCCGACGCTTGGCGCGGCCGCGAAGACCGAGAAGCCGGCGGACGAGGAACGCGTGATCGTGATCCGCGACGGCAAAGGGCTCGAGGAACTGAGCGCGCTGGGCAAGGGCGCCTACCTGGGCGTCACTCTCGAGGACCTGGATGGCGAGGACGCCGAAGCGCTTGGCGCCCGCGTGCGCTCCGTCTTCGACGACACCCCGGCGCAGGCCGCCGGCATCGAAGCGGGCGACGTGATCGTCGAGTTCGCGGGCGAGCCCGTCGCGGACGCCGCCGCCCTGATGGCGGCAGTGCGGGCGATGGCGCCCGGCGACGACGTCACGCTGAAGCTGCGCCGCGACGGCCAGACGAAGCGCATCGAGCTCGAGCTCGGTCAGCGGGAGCCGCGCCGCGAGTTCGGCGAAGGCGATGCGGAGCGGATCCTGCCCTTGCCCGAGAACTTCTGGGTGCAGCGCCTCGCCGAGGCGGGCGGCGGCCGGCTCGGCGTCGAAGTGCGCGACCTCGAGGGTCCGCTCGCGAGCTACTTCCCCGGCGCCGAGCGCGGCGCGTTGGT
Encoded proteins:
- a CDS encoding PDZ domain-containing protein gives rise to the protein MKRWATLALCAVLLIPTLGAAAKTEKPADEERVIVIRDGKGLEELSALGKGAYLGVTLEDLDGEDAEALGARVRSVFDDTPAQAAGIEAGDVIVEFAGEPVADAAALMAAVRAMAPGDDVTLKLRRDGQTKRIELELGQREPRREFGEGDAERILPLPENFWVQRLAEAGGGRLGVEVRDLEGPLASYFPGAERGALVLGVDEQSPAAAAGLQAGDVIVELGGQAVASVEALREAVGDLAGEAPGEIAFVRKGERRTAQVEIPADEIEVFFKGLADEGPPHRILRFDAEQGTLEAKLNKLEQRLEALEKRLEKKGERKG